The proteins below are encoded in one region of Streptomyces roseirectus:
- a CDS encoding LUD domain-containing protein: MNDFQAVADRVEIEALRAEFTDAAMMRDRARLAALFLPDGVLRMPNIPVEQVGRAEILAGGELLQRQWDFFVQNTHPGTVVLDGDTATGRAYIHEIARALDGRQGINYAVYHDRYQRTEEGWRFAEREYEVRYLDTSPLTGAAPETDDGGPDFGAPASDARLERTATALRGNGFDVEILDDVAAARARVKELLPEGAGVLTGASETLRLSGIDEDINATGRYDAVRPRLLALDRAAQGDEFRRLLASPDYVVNSVAAVTETGSLVLASGSGSQLPANAGGAGHRVWIIGAQKVVPDLPTALRRVEEHALPLENVRARAAYGQDSAVNRLLILNAEPQAGRGRVLLLREAVGY; this comes from the coding sequence ATGAACGACTTCCAGGCCGTCGCTGACCGGGTCGAGATCGAGGCCCTGCGCGCGGAGTTCACCGACGCGGCGATGATGCGCGACCGGGCCCGGCTCGCCGCGCTCTTCCTTCCCGACGGGGTGCTGCGGATGCCCAACATCCCCGTCGAGCAGGTCGGGCGCGCGGAAATCCTCGCCGGGGGTGAACTGCTGCAACGCCAGTGGGACTTCTTCGTCCAGAACACCCACCCCGGGACCGTCGTCCTCGACGGGGACACCGCCACCGGGCGGGCCTACATCCACGAGATCGCCCGTGCGCTCGACGGACGTCAGGGCATCAACTACGCCGTCTACCACGACCGTTACCAGCGCACCGAGGAGGGCTGGAGGTTCGCCGAGCGGGAGTACGAGGTGCGGTATCTGGACACGTCGCCGTTGACGGGAGCGGCGCCGGAGACGGACGACGGTGGTCCCGACTTCGGCGCCCCCGCGTCGGACGCCCGGCTGGAGCGGACGGCAACTGCCCTGCGCGGGAACGGTTTCGACGTCGAGATCCTGGACGACGTCGCGGCCGCGCGGGCCCGTGTGAAGGAGTTGCTGCCCGAGGGTGCGGGGGTGCTCACCGGCGCGAGTGAGACGCTGCGGCTGTCCGGGATCGACGAGGACATCAACGCCACCGGCCGCTACGACGCCGTCAGGCCCCGGCTCCTCGCCCTCGACCGCGCCGCCCAGGGCGACGAGTTCCGTCGGCTCCTCGCGAGCCCCGACTACGTCGTCAACAGCGTTGCCGCCGTCACCGAGACCGGCTCCCTCGTCCTCGCGTCCGGCAGCGGCAGCCAGCTCCCGGCCAACGCGGGCGGCGCCGGCCACCGCGTCTGGATCATCGGCGCCCAGAAGGTCGTCCCCGACCTCCCGACGGCCCTCCGCCGCGTCGAGGAACACGCCCTCCCCCTGGAGAACGTCCGCGCCCGGGCCGCCTACGGCCAGGACAGCGCCGTCAACCGCCTGCTCATCCTCAACGCGGAGCCGCAGGCGGGGCGGGGGCGGGTGCTGCTGCTGAGGGAGGCGGTCGGGTACTGA
- a CDS encoding GTP cyclohydrolase II, translating to MTDFPAATPRSRVRVPLRFADGYGVDAEIVTFHGLADGQEHIAVVLGDPGTRTPLVRLHSECLTGDVFGSARCDCGPQLREAVERIAETGGVLLYLRQEGRGIGLYNKLDAYALQDQGLDTYEANKALGLPEDGRDYTAAAQMLTALDISGFDLLSNNPDKAEQLRTLGLTIHNRVPTGVFTTPHNVRYLRAKVLQTSHTLPLAELNAG from the coding sequence ATGACCGACTTCCCCGCCGCCACGCCGCGCTCCCGTGTCCGGGTCCCGCTGCGCTTCGCCGACGGCTACGGCGTCGACGCCGAGATCGTCACCTTCCACGGCCTCGCCGACGGCCAGGAGCACATCGCCGTCGTCCTCGGCGACCCCGGCACCCGCACGCCCCTCGTCCGCCTCCACTCCGAATGCCTCACCGGCGACGTCTTCGGCTCCGCCCGCTGCGACTGCGGCCCCCAGCTCCGCGAGGCCGTCGAGCGCATCGCCGAAACCGGCGGCGTCCTCCTCTACCTCCGTCAGGAGGGCCGGGGCATCGGCCTCTACAACAAGCTCGACGCGTACGCCCTCCAGGACCAGGGCCTCGACACGTACGAGGCGAACAAGGCGCTCGGGCTCCCCGAGGACGGCCGCGACTACACGGCGGCGGCCCAGATGCTGACCGCCCTCGACATCTCCGGCTTCGACCTCCTCTCCAACAACCCCGACAAGGCCGAACAACTCCGCACCCTCGGCCTCACCATCCACAACCGCGTCCCCACCGGCGTCTTCACGACCCCCCACAACGTCCGCTACCTCCGCGCGAAGGTCCTCCAGACCAGCCACACGCTGCCGCTGGCGGAGCTGAACGCGGGCTGA